Proteins from a single region of Dyadobacter fanqingshengii:
- the porW gene encoding type IX secretion system periplasmic lipoprotein PorW/SprE: MLIRRQKDIPNFIFVTNRFALYICRTVLSLTLIGLLAACSQFSTKPAAIGFHNLSAHYNAYFIAEQSLAEAEFQMGKAYKENYNELLPILLPMDSVLSLPVKPQLQDAIKKSSIVAEKHQNSKWMDNSYIVLGKSRLYLGEWADGLEALRYVYANGRDESDKNNALILLMRAYIIRKDYSNALGVAEYLSQQPLNKASTRDFYLTKAYLHQQNGEYLTSVAILEETFPLLKKSTETARVHFAAAQMYDRLGQYALANKHYRSVSKNRPGYDLGFYSSMNSLQNEVVLNPKKDLDDVGFDRMLRDRKNADLNDKIYFTMGLLAEHRKQIPQAIDYLQKAVAASKGTNMEQKAYSYLQLARINYESLEKFEVSKAYYDSALTILPQQAPEYKLVSERKRALDEFVKHYSVANTEDSLQKLAQMNPAALDNKIDAIIEAQENARKEAEAKERKAMLAAQNTNVQSVQNPLINGGERRWELYDPALINQGKTEFKRAWGNRPLEDDWRRSSRQMRSLAGNDRNAPDSLATQTEAVADNSMKKGSPEWDALHSSLKQNIPLTDGQMADSQKRKEDALYNLGKIYRFDLQESQRSISTFERVLADYPKTQYKEEIYYLLYLTYEAENEKTTWKNRLFTEYPTSTYARLVGKSTDSNAAGSGNPVKEYEAAYALYSNGDYAKALEDIEQNLPAYKGHIMEDKFALLRVFLIGKVRGKDAYTQAITEFMRLYPSSIYLPRLKEMQELNSLSMGKR, from the coding sequence TTGCTTATAAGAAGACAAAAAGACATCCCTAACTTCATATTTGTGACCAACCGTTTTGCCCTCTACATCTGCCGGACAGTGCTTTCATTGACCTTGATTGGTTTGTTGGCGGCCTGTTCACAGTTCAGTACTAAACCTGCTGCAATCGGTTTTCACAATCTTTCTGCGCATTATAATGCCTATTTCATTGCGGAGCAGAGTCTTGCAGAGGCGGAGTTTCAGATGGGTAAGGCCTACAAGGAAAACTATAATGAACTGCTGCCTATCCTGCTTCCCATGGATTCTGTGCTGTCGCTGCCAGTGAAACCGCAATTGCAGGACGCCATCAAAAAATCATCCATCGTTGCCGAAAAACATCAGAATAGCAAGTGGATGGACAACAGCTATATTGTCCTGGGCAAATCAAGATTGTATCTGGGCGAATGGGCTGACGGGCTTGAAGCGTTGCGTTATGTGTACGCAAACGGCCGGGATGAAAGTGACAAAAACAACGCATTGATATTGCTAATGCGCGCTTATATCATTAGAAAGGACTATTCCAATGCATTAGGCGTGGCAGAATATCTGAGCCAGCAGCCATTAAATAAGGCCTCAACCCGCGATTTTTATCTTACCAAAGCCTATTTGCACCAGCAGAACGGGGAATATCTGACTTCGGTCGCTATCCTGGAAGAAACATTTCCATTGCTTAAAAAATCAACCGAAACTGCGCGCGTTCACTTCGCAGCTGCGCAAATGTATGACCGGTTGGGCCAGTATGCGTTGGCAAACAAACATTACAGGAGTGTGAGCAAAAATCGTCCCGGCTATGATCTGGGATTTTACTCCTCCATGAACTCGCTGCAAAACGAAGTCGTGCTGAATCCGAAAAAGGATCTGGATGACGTTGGTTTTGACAGAATGCTGCGCGATCGCAAGAATGCCGACCTGAATGACAAAATTTATTTCACAATGGGTTTGCTGGCCGAACACAGGAAGCAGATTCCGCAGGCAATAGATTATTTGCAAAAGGCAGTTGCAGCTTCCAAAGGCACTAACATGGAGCAAAAAGCATATAGTTATCTGCAACTGGCACGGATCAATTATGAGTCTTTGGAGAAATTTGAGGTTTCAAAAGCATATTACGACAGCGCGCTCACCATTCTGCCACAGCAAGCGCCGGAATATAAGCTGGTTTCGGAAAGAAAAAGAGCTCTCGATGAATTTGTTAAACATTACTCTGTTGCAAACACCGAAGACAGTTTGCAGAAGCTGGCGCAAATGAATCCTGCCGCGCTGGATAACAAGATTGATGCGATTATTGAAGCGCAGGAAAACGCCAGGAAAGAAGCAGAGGCCAAAGAAAGAAAAGCAATGCTTGCTGCCCAGAATACGAATGTTCAGAGTGTACAAAATCCTTTGATCAACGGAGGAGAACGCAGATGGGAGCTTTATGACCCGGCGCTTATTAATCAGGGAAAGACTGAATTTAAGAGAGCCTGGGGAAACAGGCCGCTGGAAGATGATTGGCGGCGAAGCAGCCGGCAAATGCGCTCACTGGCGGGGAATGACCGCAATGCGCCTGACTCACTCGCAACGCAGACAGAGGCAGTTGCTGATAATAGCATGAAAAAAGGATCCCCCGAATGGGATGCATTACACAGTTCTTTGAAACAAAATATCCCCCTGACAGATGGGCAGATGGCAGATTCGCAGAAACGTAAGGAGGACGCGCTATATAACCTGGGCAAAATATACAGGTTTGATTTACAGGAATCCCAACGTTCGATCAGCACATTTGAACGTGTTTTAGCGGATTATCCCAAAACGCAATATAAGGAAGAGATTTACTATCTGCTATATCTTACCTATGAGGCTGAGAATGAAAAGACTACGTGGAAAAATAGATTGTTTACAGAATATCCTACTTCCACCTATGCAAGGCTCGTTGGGAAATCGACCGACAGCAATGCGGCCGGTTCTGGAAATCCGGTGAAAGAATATGAGGCCGCTTATGCACTTTACTCTAATGGTGATTATGCGAAAGCCCTTGAAGACATTGAACAAAACCTTCCGGCCTATAAAGGCCACATTATGGAAGATAAATTTGCACTTTTACGCGTGTTCCTGATCGGTAAAGTGCGCGGTAAAGACGCTTATACACAAGCCATTACCGAGTTTATGAGATTATATCCTTCCAGTATTTACCTTCCCAGACTTAAAGAGATGCAGGAGCTGAATTCCCTTTCTATGGGAAAGAGATAG
- a CDS encoding AtpZ/AtpI family protein, with protein sequence METNNDGAGKDERKRALQKQSSGFLKYSGMATQMLGTILIFTYGGYKLDEWQQNKVPVWTLVLSLLSIAGSLYMLIKGFTKK encoded by the coding sequence ATGGAAACAAACAATGATGGCGCAGGGAAGGATGAGCGAAAAAGGGCATTGCAAAAACAATCGTCCGGATTTCTGAAATATTCCGGCATGGCCACTCAAATGCTCGGCACAATTCTCATTTTCACTTACGGCGGCTACAAGCTGGATGAATGGCAGCAAAATAAAGTGCCGGTCTGGACATTAGTGCTCTCGCTGCTCTCCATTGCGGGTTCATTATATATGTTGATCAAAGGTTTCACAAAAAAATAG
- the atpB gene encoding F0F1 ATP synthase subunit A, producing MYTHLRLFFTTALVAATCILNVPARADEPTQHEAEKVVEGINQAEHKIEHNLEESEEKFNIGQMIMHHIADSHEWEITHGVVLPLPVILYSADRGIEVFSSSNFHNEHHEYNGYHLVHGDAETIVPVDESRVVYDFSITKNVASMLLSAVILILIFTSIAGFYKNNKGKAPKGFQSAMEVIILFIRDDVVKPNIGPKYEKYLPYLLTLFFFILVNNILGLLPGSANVTGNIAVTMTLAVLTFIVVHLNANGNYYKHLVKPDGVPIPLLLIMIPVEIVGVFMKPFSLMVRLFANMTAGHIILLSLFGLIFIFQSIVIAPVISLFALFLNFIEIMVAFIQAFIFTLLSSMYIGSAIEEHSHADHGH from the coding sequence ATGTACACCCATTTGAGACTGTTTTTTACTACTGCCCTGGTTGCGGCAACCTGCATTTTGAATGTTCCTGCAAGGGCAGACGAACCTACACAGCACGAAGCTGAAAAGGTGGTTGAAGGCATTAATCAGGCCGAGCATAAAATTGAACATAATCTTGAAGAGTCAGAGGAGAAGTTCAATATAGGCCAGATGATCATGCACCACATTGCCGACTCGCACGAGTGGGAAATTACGCATGGTGTAGTGCTTCCGCTTCCTGTTATCCTTTATTCAGCAGACCGCGGAATTGAAGTTTTCTCATCTTCGAACTTCCACAACGAGCACCACGAATACAACGGTTATCACCTGGTTCACGGTGATGCAGAGACGATTGTCCCTGTTGACGAGTCCCGCGTTGTTTACGATTTCTCGATAACCAAAAACGTTGCGTCAATGCTGTTAAGCGCGGTTATTTTGATCCTTATCTTTACAAGCATCGCAGGTTTTTATAAAAATAATAAAGGAAAAGCGCCAAAAGGATTTCAGTCTGCAATGGAGGTAATTATTCTCTTCATCCGCGATGACGTTGTTAAGCCTAACATTGGCCCCAAATACGAAAAATACCTGCCTTACCTGCTTACATTGTTCTTCTTTATCCTGGTGAACAACATTCTGGGATTGCTTCCGGGATCGGCCAACGTAACTGGTAACATTGCAGTAACGATGACACTTGCGGTCCTGACATTCATTGTGGTACACTTGAATGCAAATGGCAACTATTACAAACACCTTGTGAAGCCAGACGGCGTTCCGATTCCTTTGTTGCTCATAATGATTCCAGTGGAGATTGTGGGTGTGTTTATGAAGCCTTTCTCATTAATGGTCCGGTTATTCGCCAACATGACAGCAGGACACATTATCTTGCTGAGCCTTTTTGGTCTGATCTTCATTTTCCAAAGCATTGTAATCGCTCCGGTTATCTCTCTTTTCGCTTTGTTCCTGAACTTTATCGAGATCATGGTGGCGTTTATTCAGGCTTTTATCTTTACTCTTTTGTCGTCCATGTACATTGGAAGTGCCATTGAAGAGCACAGCCACGCGGATCACGGACATTGA
- the atpE gene encoding ATP synthase F0 subunit C, producing MLLQILLQATEQSGAGLAVFGAAIGAGLAAIGAGLGIGRIGGSAVEGIARQPEAAGAIQTAMLIIAALIEAVALFAAVICLLISFKL from the coding sequence ATGTTGCTTCAAATCTTGCTTCAAGCTACGGAACAGAGTGGTGCTGGTCTTGCTGTATTCGGTGCTGCTATCGGCGCTGGTCTAGCTGCAATCGGTGCAGGTCTTGGTATCGGTAGAATCGGTGGAAGTGCTGTTGAAGGTATCGCTCGTCAGCCAGAAGCTGCTGGTGCTATCCAGACTGCTATGCTTATCATCGCGGCTCTTATCGAGGCGGTTGCGCTTTTCGCAGCGGTTATCTGTCTGCTGATTTCGTTCAAGCTTTAG
- the atpF gene encoding F0F1 ATP synthase subunit B — translation MSLLTPNPGLIFWMLVVFLLVVFILAKFAWKPIIKGLKDRENEIQGALDLAERTRAEMIQLKSDNEKLIAEANAVRDQILRDAKDAADRTILESKDKAAVEAQKMIESAREAIRNEQQVAVTKIRKEVATLSLEIAEKVLHRELKDKAAQEQLIAELASSARLN, via the coding sequence ATGTCATTGCTTACTCCAAACCCAGGTCTTATTTTCTGGATGCTTGTGGTATTCTTGCTGGTTGTTTTCATCTTGGCCAAATTCGCCTGGAAACCAATCATAAAAGGACTTAAAGACCGTGAAAACGAAATCCAGGGTGCGCTTGATCTTGCTGAAAGAACAAGAGCTGAAATGATTCAGTTAAAGTCTGACAACGAAAAACTCATCGCAGAAGCGAATGCAGTTCGTGACCAGATCCTTCGCGACGCAAAAGACGCGGCAGATCGCACGATCCTTGAATCAAAAGACAAGGCAGCTGTGGAAGCGCAGAAAATGATCGAAAGCGCGCGTGAAGCAATCCGTAATGAGCAACAAGTTGCTGTTACCAAGATCAGAAAGGAAGTGGCAACACTTTCACTGGAAATCGCTGAAAAAGTTTTGCACCGCGAGTTGAAAGACAAAGCTGCGCAGGAGCAATTGATCGCAGAACTTGCTTCATCTGCTCGCCTTAACTAA
- the atpH gene encoding ATP synthase F1 subunit delta, whose translation MSVSIVASRYAKSLIELAKEQNVLEAVYQDMLLFKDTADKNRGLMLALKSPVVRHEKKMNILKALFEARVNKVSYAIFTIITKKNREAILDEIANEFVKAYNLFQGIQRATVATTTPLTDELRKQFTDIVTAATGRTVQLAEKIDPNLIGGYVLTIDDRQIDASLRSRLNELKLQFVN comes from the coding sequence ATGTCAGTAAGTATAGTTGCTTCCAGATACGCAAAATCGCTGATCGAGCTAGCCAAAGAACAAAATGTTCTGGAAGCTGTTTATCAGGACATGCTTTTATTTAAGGATACGGCTGATAAAAACAGGGGCTTAATGCTTGCATTGAAAAGCCCGGTTGTGCGTCACGAGAAGAAAATGAATATTTTGAAGGCGCTCTTCGAGGCCCGCGTCAATAAAGTTTCTTACGCGATTTTCACCATTATCACAAAGAAAAACAGGGAAGCGATCCTTGACGAAATAGCGAATGAGTTTGTAAAAGCTTACAATCTATTTCAAGGCATACAAAGAGCAACGGTGGCAACTACAACGCCATTGACTGATGAGCTTCGCAAGCAGTTCACGGACATTGTTACTGCCGCAACGGGCCGCACCGTGCAATTAGCTGAGAAAATTGACCCAAATCTAATAGGTGGATATGTGCTTACCATTGATGACCGCCAAATTGACGCATCACTGAGAAGCCGTCTTAACGAGCTTAAATTACAGTTTGTAAACTGA
- a CDS encoding sugar phosphate isomerase/epimerase family protein, with translation MNYNEKISRKSFMKASAFMLAAPMLSKLDFAAKAPSKIGLQLYTLRQDLSKDLEGTLKKVAAIGYKEVELFGYNDGKFFGKTPKEFKAILNGLGLDPVSGHYGAGVQMKDQKGTLSNDWQRAVDDAAAIGQKYVNCAYLTDGERKSIEDYKKYVDLFNKSGEVAKKAGLQFGYHNHDFEFKKMDGQLPYDLIASTDPDLVKLELDLYWIVKAGLDPVDLFKKYPGRFPLWHVKDMDKGDQSFAEVGTGSIDFKKIFDARKIAGMTHFFVEQDVAKIPALEAIDISFKNVTKMKV, from the coding sequence ATGAACTACAACGAGAAGATTTCACGGAAATCATTCATGAAGGCGAGCGCTTTTATGTTGGCGGCTCCCATGCTTTCTAAGCTGGATTTTGCAGCAAAAGCACCTTCTAAAATAGGTTTACAGCTTTACACCCTGCGTCAGGATCTTTCCAAGGATCTGGAAGGAACATTGAAAAAGGTGGCGGCAATTGGCTACAAAGAAGTGGAACTGTTCGGATATAATGACGGAAAGTTCTTCGGAAAAACGCCAAAGGAATTCAAAGCAATATTGAACGGACTTGGCCTTGATCCCGTAAGCGGACATTATGGTGCAGGCGTTCAGATGAAGGATCAGAAAGGCACACTTTCGAATGACTGGCAACGTGCTGTTGATGATGCAGCTGCCATCGGCCAGAAATATGTGAATTGTGCATATCTGACAGATGGTGAAAGAAAGTCTATTGAAGATTATAAAAAATATGTTGACCTGTTCAACAAATCAGGTGAGGTTGCTAAAAAGGCAGGTTTGCAGTTCGGTTATCACAACCATGATTTTGAGTTCAAGAAAATGGACGGTCAGCTTCCTTACGACCTTATTGCCAGCACTGATCCGGACTTGGTTAAGCTTGAACTGGACTTGTATTGGATCGTGAAAGCAGGTCTGGATCCGGTTGATTTGTTTAAGAAATATCCAGGTCGTTTCCCACTGTGGCACGTGAAGGATATGGATAAGGGTGATCAATCATTTGCTGAAGTTGGAACTGGCTCGATTGACTTCAAAAAGATCTTTGACGCTCGTAAAATTGCAGGAATGACGCACTTTTTTGTTGAGCAGGATGTGGCTAAAATTCCAGCGCTTGAAGCGATCGACATTAGTTTCAAGAATGTTACAAAAATGAAAGTATAG
- a CDS encoding carboxylesterase family protein: MRIKFWNAAVFTVLGLLLNIADLHAQKLPSGPQVLTFHSDADDTEQPYGLYLPKNFDENKKYPLVMMLHGAGSNHRLALKRVFGKTNEEGETDVEASRYFQPWEDVDFIVASPYARGTAGYQGIPEEDVYAVLDDVKKRFKIDENKTYLTGLSMGGGGTLWIGLTRPDIWAAIAPVCPAPPEGTFDLASNALNFPVHFFHGDADPVVPVAGTRKWVQHLQDIGVEVSYKEFVDVKHDSWVSAYDNEFIFEWLGHAERNPFPDRVKFVSKQYKYNKAFWVQFDKMNLGTLAEIDANLNKPNAATITTKNLSAFTVNLKGHPKFNASANVTFTIDGKAVNAKMDSSVSFVQNNNVWTVATSPIATAIVKKKGAEGPIYDAFSSRHIYVYGTADNPSPEELKKRVEVANQAADWSHYRGEFLGRIMFFPRVLSDKELRPSDIESSNLILFGTKETNAMIAKYADRLPLHLNAADKTHGLLYVFPIDKHYVAVNSGLPWWSGAEDKGFPFVSVMHRRLPEFKDLFFFKDSSTNTIVDGRFSDDWKITEEMKTKLTNSGAITITK, translated from the coding sequence ATGAGAATCAAATTTTGGAATGCTGCTGTTTTTACGGTTTTGGGCTTATTATTAAACATTGCTGATTTACACGCGCAGAAACTTCCTTCCGGCCCGCAAGTCCTGACGTTCCATTCCGATGCTGATGATACAGAGCAACCTTACGGCCTTTATCTTCCTAAGAATTTTGATGAAAATAAAAAATATCCGCTGGTAATGATGCTCCACGGCGCCGGTTCAAATCATCGTTTGGCGCTCAAACGTGTGTTTGGAAAAACCAATGAAGAAGGCGAAACGGATGTTGAAGCAAGCCGTTATTTCCAGCCTTGGGAAGATGTGGACTTTATTGTAGCGTCGCCTTATGCGAGAGGAACGGCGGGTTACCAGGGCATTCCGGAGGAAGATGTTTATGCTGTTCTGGATGATGTAAAAAAGCGCTTCAAAATTGATGAAAATAAAACATACCTGACTGGTTTGTCGATGGGTGGCGGCGGAACATTATGGATTGGACTTACTCGTCCAGACATTTGGGCTGCCATCGCACCAGTTTGCCCAGCTCCGCCGGAAGGAACATTTGACCTGGCATCCAATGCGTTAAATTTTCCCGTTCACTTTTTCCATGGTGATGCAGATCCTGTTGTTCCTGTTGCAGGCACGCGGAAATGGGTTCAGCATTTGCAGGATATTGGCGTTGAAGTGAGTTATAAAGAATTTGTAGATGTAAAGCACGATAGCTGGGTGAGCGCTTATGATAATGAATTCATCTTTGAATGGCTCGGTCATGCGGAGCGCAATCCATTTCCTGATCGTGTAAAATTTGTTAGTAAGCAGTATAAGTACAACAAAGCATTCTGGGTTCAATTTGATAAAATGAATCTTGGAACATTGGCTGAAATCGATGCCAATCTCAATAAGCCTAATGCTGCAACGATTACGACTAAAAACCTTTCTGCATTCACGGTTAACCTAAAAGGGCATCCGAAATTCAATGCTTCGGCCAATGTAACTTTTACTATTGATGGAAAGGCAGTTAATGCGAAAATGGACAGTTCTGTTTCTTTTGTCCAAAATAATAATGTCTGGACAGTGGCGACGAGCCCAATTGCAACGGCCATAGTGAAGAAAAAAGGAGCCGAAGGGCCGATTTATGATGCATTTTCGAGCCGTCATATTTATGTATATGGCACAGCTGACAATCCATCCCCCGAAGAGTTAAAGAAGCGCGTGGAAGTTGCTAACCAGGCCGCTGACTGGTCACATTACCGAGGCGAGTTTCTAGGTCGGATCATGTTTTTTCCAAGAGTTTTGTCTGATAAAGAACTTCGGCCGAGTGACATTGAAAGCAGCAATCTCATTCTGTTTGGAACAAAAGAAACGAATGCAATGATTGCGAAATATGCGGACAGGCTTCCCTTGCATTTAAATGCAGCCGATAAAACGCACGGTTTGCTTTATGTTTTTCCTATTGACAAACATTATGTCGCCGTTAATTCCGGTTTGCCTTGGTGGAGCGGCGCGGAGGATAAGGGCTTTCCATTCGTTTCCGTCATGCATCGCAGACTTCCAGAATTTAAAGATCTGTTCTTTTTTAAGGATTCATCGACAAACACCATTGTTGACGGCAGATTTTCTGACGATTGGAAAATCACGGAAGAAATGAAAACGAAGCTTACCAATTCAGGAGCGATTACGATTACCAAATAA
- a CDS encoding ATP-dependent Clp protease ATP-binding subunit, whose translation MEAKFSNRVKEVITMSREEALRLGHDYIGAEHLLLGMIREGDGVAIGLLKKLGVSLDDVRQTIEQATKGAATNNVKNLQNIPLTRQSEKVLKITYLEAKIFKSNLIGTEHLLLSILRDEDNVGTQILHKFNVNYEVIKEMLEYQSSGSKPHMGPETEDGDDEARGGMFGGGSGSASGKESKGAEKSRTPVLDNFGRDLTKMAEVGKLDPIVGREKEIERVAQILSRRKKNNPILIGEPGVGKTAIAEGLALRIVQKKVSRVLFGKRVVTLDLASLVAGTKYRGQFEERMKAVMNELEKSPDVILFIDELHTIVGAGGASGSLDASNMFKPALSRGEIQCIGATTLDEYRQYIEKDGALARRFQMVMVDATSIEETIQILENIKDKYEDHHHVNYTPESISTAVKLSERYITDRFLPDKAIDVLDEVGARVHISNITVPEDILVLEEQIENIKQEKNRVVKSQKYEEAAQLRDREKKLIDQLERAKLAWEEETKQKRYTVTEHNVAEVVAMMTGIPVTNVSMDEGKKLLNMADELKAKVIGQNPPIEKLTKAIQRTRVGLKDPKKPIGSFIFLGPTGVGKTELAKVLSSYLFDKEDSLVRIDMSEYMEKFSVSRLVGAPPGYVGYEEGGQLTEKIRRKPYSVVLLDEIEKAHPDVFNILLQVLDDGILTDGLGRRVDFRNTIIIMTSNIGARDLKDFGSGIGFSTKAKTENQDDIMKGTIQSALRKAFSPEFLNRLDDVIVFNSLQREDLHRIIDISLGKLFNRVKGLGYEIELTIPAKDFLSEKGYDPQYGARPLNRAIQKYLEDPVAEEILKGDLREGDVLVANHEENSEQLVISVRKKEEELAN comes from the coding sequence ATGGAAGCAAAATTTTCGAATAGAGTGAAAGAAGTAATCACGATGAGCCGGGAAGAAGCGCTTCGCCTCGGTCATGATTACATTGGAGCAGAGCATTTGTTGCTGGGAATGATTCGTGAGGGAGACGGAGTTGCGATTGGCTTGTTAAAGAAGCTTGGCGTTTCTCTGGATGATGTCCGACAGACCATTGAACAGGCAACAAAGGGCGCAGCGACCAATAACGTTAAGAATTTGCAAAATATTCCTCTGACAAGACAGTCGGAAAAAGTTTTGAAAATTACCTATCTGGAAGCCAAAATATTTAAGAGTAATTTGATCGGGACGGAGCATTTGCTGCTTTCGATTTTGCGTGATGAAGACAATGTTGGCACCCAGATTCTTCATAAATTTAATGTTAACTACGAAGTCATCAAAGAAATGTTAGAATATCAATCATCAGGGTCGAAGCCGCATATGGGGCCGGAGACCGAAGACGGAGATGATGAGGCAAGAGGTGGCATGTTTGGAGGAGGAAGCGGCTCCGCATCTGGAAAAGAATCGAAAGGAGCAGAGAAATCCCGGACTCCTGTGTTGGATAACTTTGGACGTGACCTTACCAAAATGGCTGAGGTTGGTAAATTGGATCCGATCGTTGGACGTGAAAAAGAGATCGAGCGTGTTGCCCAAATCCTTAGCCGTCGTAAAAAGAATAACCCCATCCTCATTGGTGAGCCCGGTGTAGGTAAAACTGCCATCGCAGAAGGTCTTGCATTAAGAATTGTTCAGAAAAAAGTGTCGCGTGTGCTTTTCGGAAAACGCGTTGTTACCCTTGATTTGGCTTCTCTGGTTGCCGGAACAAAATATCGCGGGCAGTTTGAAGAGCGTATGAAGGCGGTTATGAATGAATTGGAAAAATCTCCGGATGTGATCCTGTTCATTGACGAGCTTCACACAATCGTGGGTGCAGGTGGCGCCTCTGGTTCTTTGGATGCTTCAAACATGTTCAAGCCTGCATTATCACGTGGAGAAATTCAATGTATCGGTGCGACGACATTAGACGAATATCGCCAGTATATTGAGAAGGACGGTGCATTAGCACGTCGTTTTCAAATGGTGATGGTGGATGCGACTTCAATCGAGGAAACCATTCAGATCCTTGAAAACATCAAGGACAAATACGAAGATCACCACCACGTAAACTACACGCCGGAATCGATCAGCACTGCTGTGAAATTGTCAGAGCGTTACATTACAGACCGTTTCTTGCCAGATAAGGCGATTGACGTTTTGGATGAAGTAGGAGCGAGGGTTCACATCAGCAACATTACAGTTCCCGAAGACATTCTTGTTCTTGAAGAGCAGATTGAAAATATCAAGCAGGAAAAGAACAGGGTTGTTAAAAGTCAGAAATATGAAGAAGCAGCGCAATTAAGAGATCGTGAAAAGAAATTGATCGACCAATTGGAGCGCGCTAAACTGGCTTGGGAAGAAGAAACAAAACAAAAACGTTACACTGTAACGGAGCATAATGTAGCCGAAGTGGTTGCCATGATGACCGGTATTCCGGTGACGAATGTTTCCATGGACGAAGGCAAGAAATTGCTGAACATGGCTGACGAATTGAAGGCGAAGGTAATCGGTCAAAACCCGCCGATTGAAAAGCTTACCAAAGCAATTCAACGCACAAGGGTTGGCTTGAAAGATCCGAAAAAACCAATTGGTTCATTCATTTTCCTTGGACCAACGGGCGTAGGTAAAACGGAGCTTGCTAAGGTGCTTTCATCTTATCTGTTTGATAAGGAAGATTCACTGGTGCGCATTGACATGAGCGAATACATGGAGAAATTTAGTGTATCGCGTTTGGTAGGAGCGCCTCCGGGATATGTGGGTTACGAAGAAGGTGGCCAGTTGACCGAAAAAATCAGACGCAAGCCTTATAGCGTAGTTCTTTTGGATGAGATTGAAAAAGCGCACCCGGATGTGTTTAACATTCTGTTGCAAGTGCTTGACGATGGAATCCTGACAGACGGTTTGGGACGCAGAGTGGATTTCAGAAACACGATCATTATCATGACTTCAAACATTGGAGCGCGTGATCTGAAAGATTTCGGATCTGGAATCGGTTTCTCAACCAAGGCCAAAACTGAAAATCAGGATGATATCATGAAAGGCACCATTCAAAGTGCACTTCGGAAAGCATTCTCCCCTGAATTCCTGAACCGTTTGGATGATGTGATCGTGTTTAATTCGCTTCAACGCGAAGATTTGCACAGAATCATAGACATTTCACTAGGCAAATTGTTTAACCGTGTGAAAGGTTTGGGTTACGAAATTGAATTGACAATTCCTGCGAAGGACTTCCTATCGGAAAAAGGATATGATCCACAATACGGAGCGCGTCCTTTGAACCGGGCGATCCAAAAATATCTTGAAGATCCCGTAGCAGAAGAAATATTGAAAGGCGATTTGCGCGAAGGCGATGTGCTGGTTGCCAATCACGAAGAGAACAGTGAACAACTTGTTATCAGTGTTCGTAAAAAAGAAGAAGAGCTTGCCAATTAA
- a CDS encoding WbqC family protein, whose translation MSEILSSRNGITGIRIELQYLPCLAYFTCFLKYDRIYIDIEERYVKQTYRNRCSVLTANKVDQLTVPVQKYEAATPTKDIKIDYGQDWIRRHLGCLQSAYGKSPFYEFYAPELLQIYDKKLAYLVDLNYELLTICLRLVGVKKDVQYNLSGAVIEASGAFNAISLINNRKSSFSPEFYKSEPYYQTFGNDFVSNLSIIDLLFNMGPEARSVLLRSCKFQ comes from the coding sequence GTGTCAGAAATTTTGAGTAGCCGTAACGGGATTACGGGAATACGGATCGAATTACAGTATTTGCCTTGTCTGGCGTATTTTACCTGTTTTTTAAAGTACGACCGTATTTATATTGACATTGAAGAGCGGTATGTGAAGCAGACTTACAGGAACAGATGCAGCGTGTTAACTGCGAATAAAGTAGATCAGCTGACAGTTCCGGTTCAAAAGTACGAGGCAGCCACCCCCACAAAAGATATAAAGATTGACTACGGCCAGGATTGGATCCGCCGCCATTTAGGCTGTTTGCAATCAGCTTACGGAAAATCCCCGTTCTACGAGTTTTATGCCCCGGAGCTTTTGCAGATATACGACAAAAAATTAGCATATCTCGTTGATTTGAATTATGAATTATTGACAATTTGTCTTAGATTGGTAGGAGTTAAAAAGGATGTGCAGTACAATTTGTCAGGTGCGGTAATCGAAGCAAGCGGAGCATTTAACGCTATTTCCCTCATTAACAACAGGAAAAGCTCATTTTCGCCGGAATTTTACAAATCTGAGCCTTACTATCAAACTTTTGGGAATGATTTTGTAAGCAACCTGAGTATTATTGATTTACTATTTAATATGGGGCCGGAAGCAAGAAGTGTTTTGTTAAGATCCTGTAAGTTCCAATAA